The following nucleotide sequence is from Paenibacillus odorifer.
TACGGTTAAGCTTAAAGGTCAAGGCTTCACGGTATTAGTTGAAGAAGGCGATCTTGTAGCGGCTGGGCAACCGATTATGGAAGTGGATTTAGAGTATGTAAAAGCACATGCACCTTCTGTAATCTCACCTGTTATTTTCTCGAATTTACCAGAAGGCTCTTCTGTAACATTGAAGAAGCCGGGTAAGGTTTCTATAGGAGACCAAGACATCATTACGATTCAGTAAAAGTGCAAGGGCCGATGCTTCCTTGTTCATACAAGGAAGCGAAGCTTTCACTATAAATTTAAAATACTCTAATAACAGAAAGCGAGTTGGATAATATTATGCAAAAAACATTCAGAATTGTCGATGAAGATGGAATTCACGCACGTCCAGCAACTGCCTTGGTAAATACAGCAACAAAATTCAAAGGTACAGAAGCATTTGCAGAAGCTAAAGGTAAAAAAGTAACTTTGAAATCCATTCTTGGCGTATTGTCATTGGGTCTTGAGGCTGGAGATACTTTGTCTTTGATTACTGAAGGAAGCGAAGAAGCAGAAGCTTTGAACGCTCTTCAAGAAGTAATGATTAAAGAAGGGCTAGGGGAAATCCATGAATAAGATTTCAGGAATCGCGGCTTCAGCAGGGATTGCAGTAGCCCGTGCTTTTATCCTGAAACATCCGGATTATACGATTACGAAGACAGGTATCAGTGATACTGAAGCAGAAGTCGCTAAGTTGAATGATGCACTCGCCAAATCAAGAGTGGAGCTGCAAACGATTAAAGAGCGTACTTTGGCAGAGCTGGGAGAGAAAAAGGCTGAGATTTTCGAATCACATCTGCTTATTCTTGATGACCCAGAGCTGATCAATCCTGTAATTGATAAAATCCGTGAGGAATCGGTTAACGCGGACTATGCGCTAAACGAAGTGGCTACGCAATTCATTGAGATGTTCGAAAATATGAAGAGTGCCTATCTGCAGGAACGTGCAGCTGACATGCGTGATGTTACCAAGCGCTTGCTGAACCACCTGCTGGGCATTCATTATGTAAGTCCTGCAGAAATCAGTGAAGAAGTAATCGTGATTGCTCAAGATCTAACACCATCGGATACAGCACAACTTAATCGTAAGTTCGTTAAAGGCTTCACAACGAACATTGGTGGACGGACTTCCCACTCTGCGATTATGGCACGTTCTTTGGAAATTCCA
It contains:
- a CDS encoding HPr family phosphocarrier protein, coding for MQKTFRIVDEDGIHARPATALVNTATKFKGTEAFAEAKGKKVTLKSILGVLSLGLEAGDTLSLITEGSEEAEALNALQEVMIKEGLGEIHE